One Pseudomonas rhizophila DNA window includes the following coding sequences:
- a CDS encoding DUF1289 domain-containing protein, with protein MSSTKDPCISLCKFDDDICIGCGRSKREIKAWKKLDKDDKRTVLAEAALRLIKLGATGRRKKR; from the coding sequence ATGAGTTCCACCAAAGACCCCTGCATCAGCCTCTGCAAGTTCGACGACGACATCTGCATCGGCTGTGGCCGCAGTAAGCGCGAGATCAAGGCCTGGAAGAAACTCGACAAGGATGACAAGCGCACGGTGTTGGCCGAAGCGGCCCTGCGCCTGATCAAACTGGGCGCCACCGGTCGGCGGAAAAAGCGCTGA
- the rluB gene encoding 23S rRNA pseudouridine(2605) synthase RluB: protein MKDQDQNDSQEIGPAGEKLQKVLARIGVGSRRDVETWITQGRIKVNGKDATLGLRVDMHDAITIDGKVIKREEAAETVRRVIMYNKPDGEICTRDDPEGRPTVFDKMPRPKEGRWINIGRLDINTTGLLMFTTDGELANRLMHPSYEMDREYAVRVRGEVDDEMIERLKAGVVLEDGPARFTDIKQAPGGEGFNHWYHCVVMEGRNREVRRLWESQGLVVSRLKRVRFGPVFLNSDLPMGRWREMSQYEVDILAAEVGLKPVAMPQMTAKSKDKLERMQRKSSRPMGKTERVRTLRPAADGPAAGPRPSREPQIEGERPARKPAPRQDGERGPRTPRPANGRTERGEGRGAPAGRGTPVADRPADTKRPAKPAAKKRPGIVLVDRDTPSGKRRGAPAGSGQRPGFGRRKPE, encoded by the coding sequence ATGAAAGACCAAGACCAGAACGACAGCCAGGAAATCGGCCCAGCAGGCGAGAAACTGCAAAAAGTCCTCGCCCGTATCGGCGTCGGCTCGCGCCGCGACGTGGAAACCTGGATCACCCAGGGCCGGATCAAGGTCAACGGCAAAGATGCCACCTTGGGCCTGCGTGTCGACATGCACGACGCCATCACCATCGATGGCAAGGTGATCAAGCGCGAAGAGGCCGCCGAAACGGTGCGCCGCGTGATCATGTACAACAAACCCGACGGCGAGATCTGCACCCGTGACGACCCGGAAGGCCGTCCGACCGTGTTCGACAAAATGCCGCGTCCGAAAGAAGGCCGCTGGATCAACATCGGTCGCCTGGACATCAACACCACCGGTTTGCTGATGTTCACCACCGACGGTGAGCTGGCCAACCGCTTGATGCACCCGTCCTACGAGATGGACCGCGAATACGCCGTGCGTGTACGTGGTGAAGTCGACGACGAAATGATCGAGCGCCTGAAGGCCGGCGTTGTGCTGGAAGATGGCCCGGCGCGTTTCACCGACATCAAGCAGGCTCCGGGCGGCGAAGGCTTCAACCATTGGTACCACTGCGTGGTGATGGAAGGCCGCAACCGTGAAGTACGGCGCCTGTGGGAATCCCAGGGGCTGGTGGTCAGCCGCCTCAAGCGCGTGCGTTTCGGTCCGGTGTTCCTCAACTCCGACCTGCCGATGGGCCGCTGGCGCGAAATGAGCCAGTACGAGGTCGACATCCTGGCCGCCGAAGTCGGCCTCAAGCCGGTAGCGATGCCGCAGATGACCGCCAAGAGCAAGGACAAGCTGGAGCGCATGCAGCGTAAATCCTCGCGTCCGATGGGCAAGACCGAGCGCGTGCGTACGCTGCGTCCTGCCGCTGATGGCCCGGCCGCAGGTCCGCGTCCGTCCCGCGAGCCGCAGATCGAAGGCGAACGCCCGGCCCGCAAGCCTGCGCCACGTCAGGACGGCGAACGCGGCCCGCGCACGCCACGTCCGGCCAACGGTCGTACCGAGCGCGGCGAAGGTCGCGGTGCTCCGGCCGGTCGTGGTACGCCGGTGGCGGATCGCCCGGCCGACACCAAGCGTCCGGCCAAACCCGCAGCGAAAAAGCGCCCGGGCATCGTCCTGGTCGACCGCGACACGCCATCGGGCAAACGTCGCGGTGCCCCAGCGGGTTCGGGGCAGCGTCCGGGGTTTGGGCGTCGTAAGCCGGAGTGA
- a CDS encoding leucyl aminopeptidase, translated as MDTQRAISHFLYYLEHHPALAGIQPAKVLLGHTADYEALTGAIAEQAGSGSPFRFSTMRLDLESTERLSKAIADSDLYIFFYDSSTLPNPRPDGPDFVRALQGVMADNWKKSLLFKDYGDYFYDTFSVIPQRIAGLNSHLIRRMSQATTLSFQDDHGSYFDTALNSVKKWTDINGVGNYDLAPGEIATHSDTINGQVKFVGTFLSTIPFARKYGVLQSPLELWIEDSTIQKIASDVPGLEHDFNKYLDANPSNRRIEELGIGTNEGVKSLYARNAGFEERHCGLHLGLGGGAKGSHHLDLIFESGVLALDNEPMFDGRFVL; from the coding sequence ATGGACACGCAACGAGCCATCTCACATTTCCTTTACTACCTTGAACATCATCCCGCCCTGGCCGGCATCCAGCCAGCCAAGGTGTTGCTCGGCCATACCGCCGACTACGAAGCACTGACCGGGGCCATTGCCGAACAGGCTGGCAGCGGTTCACCCTTCCGGTTCAGCACCATGCGCCTGGACCTTGAATCCACGGAGCGACTGTCCAAGGCGATTGCCGACAGCGATCTGTACATTTTCTTCTACGACTCTTCCACCCTGCCCAACCCACGCCCCGACGGCCCGGACTTTGTTCGCGCGCTGCAAGGCGTGATGGCGGACAACTGGAAGAAATCGCTGCTGTTCAAGGACTACGGCGATTATTTCTACGACACCTTCAGCGTGATTCCTCAGCGCATCGCCGGGCTCAACAGTCACCTGATCCGGCGCATGTCCCAAGCAACGACGTTGAGTTTTCAGGATGACCACGGTTCGTATTTCGATACGGCCCTCAACAGCGTCAAGAAATGGACCGACATCAACGGTGTTGGCAACTACGACCTGGCACCCGGCGAAATCGCTACCCACAGCGACACCATTAACGGTCAGGTGAAGTTCGTCGGCACTTTCCTGAGCACCATCCCGTTCGCCCGCAAATACGGCGTACTGCAATCGCCGCTGGAGTTGTGGATCGAAGACTCCACCATTCAGAAAATCGCCAGCGATGTGCCGGGCCTGGAACACGACTTCAATAAATACCTGGACGCCAACCCGTCCAACCGGCGCATCGAGGAACTGGGCATCGGCACCAACGAAGGGGTCAAGAGCCTCTATGCCCGCAATGCCGGTTTCGAGGAGCGCCATTGCGGCCTGCACCTGGGGCTGGGTGGCGGGGCCAAGGGCAGCCATCATCTGGATCTGATTTTCGAGAGCGGTGTGTTGGCGTTGGATAACGAGCCGATGTTTGATGGGCGGTTTGTGCTTTAG